The Jaculus jaculus isolate mJacJac1 chromosome 1, mJacJac1.mat.Y.cur, whole genome shotgun sequence nucleotide sequence tattcattctctctccctcattctcctcTTTCCTGCAGGTGTCTTTATTTTGAAAAGGATTAAGTAAGAGTACAGATAGTATTGAGCACAATACTCAGTTTACTATCTGCCAAACAGTTCTCAGTTGCTTCCGTTACTATTCTAGTTCTTCATGCTCTTGTGAGTCCTTTGCTCAACTCTTATTTCTCGTGTTCTCATGTCCTTCTACTTTTCCCCTTATTTCCATATATCCTCAAATTTCTGGTTTAAGTTTACTTACTAATATATTGCTTCATCTCCTGGATTTAGAGTTTAATGTCAAATATTACATCTCCACCTTACATTTCCCTATCACAAGCTCATGACAGTTTACTGTAAAATTTTAGACTGGAGTCTTCGCAGTAAGATAGTTATTTCATTTGTGAAGGGACTAAAACTGTCTTTTCTTTGGCACACCAGAATAGTGTAGAGCATAAAGTCTATACACACTGTGAAAGAATAAACTAAATTCCTGAAATTAATAAAGGAGCAAATCAATAAACCTAGAGATGACTCTAAAGTTGTGGTAAGTCATTGCTTATCAATAACATATGGGGAAGAAATAGGTCTCAACACAACTTCAACATATcagaaaaatagtattttaaaataaaaaggacaaaagatGGAAAATACAATGTTATGCTAGATTAATGAGAGGAAATACTATTTATATAggcttttttcttcaaataattcaaatatttatttcatccctCAAAACTCATTTTCAAAgtaactttatttaaaataaagaccATATTTCTCTATCTTGTTTCACTATTAATCATTATAAAATgtaatacaattttatatttatgtatttattgctttgataattttataaattctataaattcatttttaatgcaACTAGACTGAAAGATTCTCTAAATAATATGataatttatactttttattttcttatattattgAGAGCTACCTAGTACATGGGTGTGTGTTGTGTGATTATTTCCTGTTCTTGCATAGATTGACTTGACTTTGATGTAGaggtttttatttgtaaggagaaactAGTAGGTATAAAATAAGCATTtcttgatgggaaataaaaaaaaatcaacagataaCATTTTAAACAACATTTactacattaaatatataaatataaaatatgacacAAATTTTAATAGGTGCCACATTGAGAGAAATGCTTTTCTTCCCCCCCCGcccaaggtaggttttcactctagcacaggctgacctgtaattcactagagtttcagggaggccttgaattcacagtgatgctcctacctctgcctcctgagtgctggaattaaaggtgtgagccaccacgcacAGCAAGATAAATTCTTTATAAATGTAATTTCCTTTTGTTTCATTAGTCAAATATGTCCTCCATTTTATTAAAGTTAGAATTAGATGTTTTTCACTATTTTTGACTTGAGAAACCACTAATATGGTTGTTCCTATGTTAGAGATACTCTGAAATTGAACTTGAACATATGGATACTTTCGTGCTAGGGATTGAGtacagggccttgtgcatgctaattATGTACTCCAAGAGTGAAATATGCATGtagttcctgatttttttttaaaagatttatttttatttatttattcattagagataggaaaaaggggggggagagagagagagagagagagagagaggcgggggtggggggggaagaatgggcatgccagggcctctagccactgcaaatgaactccagacacatgcactaccatgtacatcttgcttacatgggacctggagaatcaaacctgtgtccttagggtgcacaagcatgcgccttaactgctaagccatctctccaaccttttaaATACTACACAGAGATTTGAGTTCAGAATTTTCCAAATTCTCAGAATAATCAATATATGTAATTTTTCCCTTTAATgatatttaaaactatttatcaTTTTTTCAATTAATGGAACAAGGGTATTAATATGTTGTAAATATTTAACATACATAAATGTCTTAGGTAGGTACGAAATATGACTTAATTTCCTAAAATTAATATAGCTTTATTTAAACATTTCCAACCTTATGAAAAAAGTGATTCAAATTGTGAAAATTGGAAAGTGAAACTATAGAAAAATGTGTAAAAAGTATGGCTGAGATCATTATCATCTGCCACAGGTTTTACTTAGGAGGACATGAACATGACAAAGGACCAGAAGTGATCAATTAAATTATTAAGGTTGCAAACAATTTTATAGCTGAAGACAAAAACCCATGAGACTTGTGGAAAATAAGGGAAAGTAAACTTAACAGAACTCTACAAAGCATGAATTTGTCATTCCTCATTATTATAGGATGTTCTACCAAAGAAATTGATTAAAATTTAGTTAACTATTGTTCAGTTGTAAAACTACAATTTAATATAGGAGAAAAAGTGGATTATATCATATGAATTaatctaaaattaattttaatttataaaaatattttattgtctaACCTATGGAATGTGTCACCTAGTCATATCAAGCTGGCCTACTAGATAAATCTCGactatttcaattatttttttatctCCACTGATACTCACCTAACCAAGctcatctttctctcctctgctcacatcagcaATATCAAAATACTTACGATTTCTGAAAATACCAGGAAGATTTAGACCTTAGCCTTAAGCCAATGTGCTTTCCATCTGAACTATTCtttttatacatatatctatgtatatatgtatgtatgtatgattgcatgtgtgtattttgtaCATATCTATGCATGTGGGAGCCAGAGCACCACTTTGGCTGTTATCTTCAGGAGCAAAACAGAATCTCTACcaccttttttaagaaaaaaaaatatgtttttttttttttttattagtttacttgagagggatggaggaagaaaaaggagaagaagaaagggagagagaaacaggagggaGAATGTATGGGCATGCAAAAGCCTAATTCctgtacaaatgaacttcagacatctTATatactactctgtgcatctggctttacttgagtactgcaAAATTTAACCTTAGTTAGAAGGCTTTATGAGTAAGTGCactaatcactgagcaatcttcccagacttttgtatttttgttttctggttctaaagattaaactttttttttccaagacaaacactttactgactgattcatcttcccagccctcacctCTACTGGATATAGGGTCTTTATTGCTCTTGAGGTCAACAACTGGATGACCAGTTAGTTAGCTTGAGGGATCCTTCTTTCCTGGCCTCCCCAACATgaaattataggcacatgcctcTATATGTGGAATTTTACATGTACTGTGGGTAGAATTCAATTCCTCGTGATTGCAAGGTAAGTACTCTGTACACAGAGCTATCTATCTCCCCATCCATCTATCTGAAATAGTCAAGCTTAATTTATTCTCTTTgtgatatatgatttttttttctatgacccACCTTTTTAATGTGTGAACCCTTGTACAAAACCATCCTTTAATTCTCCACGTGGTTTTTAATGTGTGAACCATTGTATAGAACCATCCTTTAGCTGTCCAGGTGGTTTTAATAAGTCATATTATTGGTTGCATGTTTATGGGTGTCATCCATGACAATCTCACCTTCTACTACATAACATCATGAAACTTCAGTTTAAAGATTTTCCCTATTAACAGTTGTATTTCATGTAATATATAATTGACAGACTATTGAGAAATATTGTGAAGATCACAATTGATATAAAATACAACAGGCAAATGTCCTGTGGTAATTTGAGTTATCAACAATTAGTGGCAAACAATAAGAGAATATTttcatgtgtacccacacatatagATATACTTTGTTTTCACTGAATTTTTCCATGCATAATTACACAATTTAGGGACACTTCAAGGAGATAATATACCTTACTACTTGAAAAATATTGctgaatttcattatattttttaagttaaaaagtcAACTAGACAGAAAAATTATACAATGATATATAATGATACATAAGTTTTATATCCCACAATAATTATACTATTTAGTTGAATAATGACTAAATATGTTAATTTTGAAAGGAAATGtttgaaataaacaaaactactTTGCCCAAAATGATAATTTATTGTTTAACTCTAAGTTCCACTACCTTTGGTCACTTTTTCATAATGTATGTAAATGCTATCCTAAAGTAGGTAGATTctgataaagggaagaaaaatgactTTCAAACAGATATAAAAATAGGTTATTTTAGGGTTGATCTCAAAACCTTTTAGGAAGTGACACATTAACCAACTTGAAAACTCTGACcccattcatttttaatttttcagagttatttattgattttagacAACTTGGAAATATATGTTGAAATTACTCTATAGTAGTTAaagttcctttcctcctcctatgaATCCTCAGCCACATGTCAGTGGTTCATGTGCTTCCAGCTTCACACTAAACTTTTAACTACTTTTGTAATTAATGGCCATCTAAAAGTTGAGCTGCTAGTAACTGCATGTCTCAGATTTCATTAGTGTGTTTGAACTACACATAGTCTGTCCTTTGTCCCTCAGCACCACCGTCCTTCTCACACAACAGGTCTTAATTTTGGGTCAGAAAGTTTAGTTCCTGTCACCTGTAAGGGAGTCAGTAATTCTGCAGGCAAGATGACTCTGACTAGGATTTGGGGTGTTGCTGCTAGCATAATGCAGCTTCCTGCTTGTTCGCTACAGATGCATTAAAGCTCGTTTCTGATGTCATATATTTGGCATGACATCTAAATCAGTGTTGAAAAAAATTGcttaaataacagttaaaactaaaatgaaaagatATAGGTAAATCTCTCTATTGACTTAATGGAAATTAAGTTAAATACAAAGGAgttgtcacacatgtgcacagtacacatacacatgccataaAAAGTAAACTTTGTTTTTGCAGTAGttattgttaggtcaggacaaaatggagtcaccaaagacagcaggatggcaacaaacacaaggaagtgggtcttTCACATTCCTCAGGAAACCTCCTagccattatctcttccttgcctaacaatgccccaggtctaggtttcctgcctccttatcttgtgctcactgttctggtgtcacaccctggctatcttagatttcccctaaagaaacctcttttttcatcttttcccttcctcaccttctcccaactAATTAACCCTATTTAATGCACCATCTGGAATTTCAAGTTGGCTATGCTTCGCTCtgaagagtcagtcctggcagcttgtgtttttcctgaataaatgcCTCCATGTTTGCCTCAGAGTGATCTCTGTGGTCATTGTCACTCTCGAGCCTTACAGCTATCATCAGGATCAGTGCAGGTTTTTTGCCAAGGCCCTTCACATGTTCTTGATCTCTAAGTGGCACAGGTGGGTCCTGGTCACTTCACAAATGCCTCACACCACTGGTTCACTTTCACCTTCTATAAAACAAAGGCAAACAACCCCTGCCCTTGGAAAGTAAGGAGTTATTACATGTCATGATGTTGTCTTAAAAATggagaatttgggctggagagatggcttagtggttaagcgcttgcctgtgaagcttaaggaccccagttcaaggctcgattccccaggacccacgttagccagatgtacaagggggcgcatgcatgtggagttcgtttgcagtggctggaagccctgacacgcccattctctctatctgccttgctctctctctctctctgcctgtgtctgtgactatcaaataaaaatgaaaaaaaaaaaaatggagaatttAATCACTGGTTAATAGGTGATTTTCTTCTACATACATTAGTTAAAATGTATATTCAATATACTACATTGACCTTAATTCCATggtttacaaaaggaaaaaaaaaaaaactgccttggAAATCTGCCAACATTAAAATAAGACTTCTGTCAATTTGACTTCACAGCTGTTTAATTTGAGATATTAAGCACTGCTTTTAAACAACCTTGATATGGTGTCCGAAAGATAGGAATATTGGTCACATCTGGCCCATACATAGGGTACTGACAAACATTTGCTGAGTTGGTATGAGATCATAAAGTACCAAGGGGCTCCACTGACATTTTCTATGTGAAAATATAGGATGATCAGATCATCCTGTGCTTGGACTTAACTAATCTGCTATGAGCGAACACACGTTTGGGGATGGGTGTCTATACCCACCACCTATCACTCACCTCTTTAGGTGCATCAGCCACAATGAATTCAGAGTAAATCATCTTGGCCTTTGAAGCAAGTTTTTctgcattttctgttttcttgaagtcttcacaggcaagccaaaACTCAACATTTTCTTCACTAAATTCTGATTTTAGAAATGTCCTAAAAGCATCTAAACCAGCTGTAAAACATATGAGAAAAACTTAGAGCATATACAAAGTAGAAGTATGACCAACATGAGTATGCAGTGGAAAACATATCCTCTAACTTAATGTACCATttgtatatttaactttttaactttATAAACCTTGTTTTTCATGAGCAATCATAGGCATAAAAAAGTCATctgcttttaaaatcaaattgattaataaagactatatattttttaatctccaGATCTGAAAAGCTAAGAGCTATGTTTTAGAGGAAGTTTTATAGTTACTTGATGGGAAATGCCATAGACACTGTGTTTTACACTGACTAGATCATTTAGATGAAGTTAATGAAGATGCTATATTTACCAGAGTATAAGCATCTTTGTTACTATGAAATTATGAAGGAATACAATTTGCAAGTGAGGGTTGAGTTGGTTTGGGCCTAAAGCAGAAGAGGCAATGCTGGGTATTATTAGTTTGGGTGAATATTGGACAAGTAAGAACTTTAAGCCAAAAAAGTAACTGGCAAAGGATTTGGTGGAAATATATACACTCTTTATTTGGAGGGAAATATGAGGAGGTTTATCTCATTGTTACTTCAAGCAGTGTTTTGGTACCTCACCCTCTGCCTCTAGGTGTAGTTGCATGGCATTTTGCTCCTACCACCAGGTTTTCTGATGAGCCAGTATTTCTCTGGCCATTTTAGAATACAAGCTATAAATGCACCCACTTATATGAATAGAATATGAGTTTTAAACATTTCATAACTGCATTTGCATCTTATCATCTGTGATTCCCATGGGTCTAATCTTCCCCCATATCTTCTGGAAAGTATTGACAATTAACTTTTTCTCTGCTAGATATTAAGTTTCTGTGCACCTGGTAGAcctttatttctctgaagcccTCATCAGAATGTGCCCTGAAATACTCCTCTTTGAAATACTCAGCTCTCTTAGGAAGGTAACACTTGATAAATATTTTGACAAAGAATGGTGAAGACAGTACCTCTGGTTAGATAGTATGTGAGAAAGATCATATACAGATGCTCTCTGTTGACCAGTCTATTCTAGAATCTTAACATCATGTTTTTCAGCTTCCAAGTTTGCATTTGGCCAGGGTCTGTTTATAAGTGAGGCTGCATATGTCTCTGTTGATGAAGAGAAGCCTGTACATCAGTGCTTTTGCCACTCGTAGGAATTTGCCTTCCAAAACATAGGTGGTTTTCCCTCCACCTGCTGCAAGTTCCCCTTTGGAGGTGCTCAGAACACTGCTCCTCCCAAACACTTTATTGTGACAAGAAACTTCTCTGCCACAAACTGAGGTCATAAAAATCTTCCAAGTAATATTAGTTGGCATTTTCTTCAAATGTGGGTGAAACAAGCAATGATAGTTTTGGGAGATACAAACAGAAGCTATGTGAAAAGTATTTTATACATATAAGATAAGTACCTTTTGATAATACTGAAAGAATACTTTGCTTCATTCCTGacaatattttatatgtgtgtcaTTAGTGCTTAGGAAGCTTCCTTTTTGCAAGGATTGTCTGAATAAATCTCAGATATATGGGAAGATAGAGATCACAAAATTATTTTCTCCTGCTATAGCGTTAAAAAGGCATTTTCAGAACTAACAATACATTCCTTCTGTAGCTTAGTTTATCAAAcaagaaaacacaacaaacaactAAAACTAGAGCTAGTTGTCTCTTAGACAAAATACCTTATTGACTCACTTTGCCATTCTACACATACAATTTCAATGTTAAAGCATTCTAAGTGATTTTGAAGTGGAACACTATGTTCAATTAAAGTAGTTATTTGAGGACAATCTACAGGATGGATGGCTCCTTCTATGAGAAACAGCAAAAAGTCTTAAAAGAGCAACATTAGGGAGGGAAAGCTACTTTAAGAAAGGCCCAGGCCAAGAATatgctattagaaaaaaaaatagaggttatTTGCTCAGTCCCTTATATGGGTTTAAAGTAGTAACAACCAAATAtattttagcaattttttttctcGAGTTATATAAGGcaaacaaaacagatttttttttcttttttttttttttttcagatagggtctcactccagcctaggctgacctgactctatagtctcagggttgcaatgctcctacctctgtctcctggaagctgggattaaaggcgtgagccaccacgccaagACAAAACAGCTAATTAGATGAATCTATAGATTTCTTAGTTTATGTACTTAGGAAATTTGGACACGGAAGCATTTGTCTCCATATCCAggctctctttgcctcttttctgTGGTGCTGTTGTACAGACACCCTCCACTGACTTACAGCCATACCAGCCTGAATATGTCCCATCTCATGAGCAGTACTCTTGTCTGTTGACTCCATGTGGAAACCAGCAAAAATACTCTGAAGAGGTGCTTAGCAAACTTGAGTGACCTGCTCATTATGCGCAGAGGGATGAAAGAAATaccatttaaaatttacaaaaagcaAGTTCATATTCTTAACAGCTTTACTATACTTCCTTAGTTAGATTGTGGGCATTATgcatattattttatgttaatgttTTACCAATTACTCATTAAAGACTAAAAGTTTCAGTGTAtctaaattaatataattaatctAACTTTATGTCTAAATGACAACAAAGACTTTATTCAATGTTACTATGTTAaaacttttctaatatttttatactttaataATTCAAAATAACAATGTCATTTGATAGAAATGATAGTCTATCCTAAATGTTTCCTATCCAGGTCTCTAGAGAACAATTTCTCCTGTTGGATGCACCAGAACTACTGCAAAGCACATCACGTAAAACATATCATGATTTGTAGATATGTGATGATTTTCCATGCAAATATTTCATGTTGATGTCTGAAACATTATTTTCATAATTGACCACAGTTACCTCCTGAATCAtgctattaaatataaatatatgtttgtaCTCATACatatatttccattttaatattttacagccaataaataataataatttaattgaaATACATTAaaacctttttgttttgcttgtaggTATGTTAAGCATGTCATTTATTTAAATGTTCAGGTTTTGATAGCTGGTATATTTCCTTCAATTTGTACCAAAGCCAGCAGTAGTAAAATGCATCCAAAAATAGCCCAAAGAAAGGGAAGTCTTTTTGCTTACTTTTGGATGTTTTCTGTGGCATTTTTGTCAACTTACCTTAGGCTTAAATTAAGTCTGTTTAGACCTTGAAGATTTCATTTATGTAACCAACCAAAGTCGTAGTCTTCAATTCTTGATCAAAGTCACGTTTCATGTAATGCTTGCCATTTCTGAATGATTTACATCATATCTTATCTTTTTAAGTATCTTATATCTTACCTTGATTAGCTAAAAGTGTGTCCATGCTTTCAGACCATGCCATTGACTCCGTTTGTGGTGACCTGTAGAAACAACATCTACCCTTGACAATAGCattgtgatctttttcttttatgatttataGTACTATTTTAGCTATAAGTGTTGTGGACTACGTCATTCAAATGAGATCTGGGATATTAATGTAATAACAAAGGGTCAACAAAATACATATAATGTTTCTCCAAAGTGCACAGCTATAGTGACATGAAGTGAGACATAATCTGATATCAGCAAATTATTGATCTTGCCAACAATGTTGCGACTTTTAAAGTTATTATAGTAATGGTATCATTGATATGTCGATTCTGGCAAGCAGTAGTGAGATTTTTCTGAATATATGTTAATTTATGAGGTATTACTTTGCTCAACTTGAAAGTTCTTCTGGTAGCTGTAATGAAGAATGAacaattttctaatttttctcaGTAAAAAAATAGTTATGTCATAATTGTGCATCTTTAAAAAGCTCAGCAAATGTTTGAGAATTTCCAACCTGATAGTTGGGAAAATGTTTTTGCTGCTAGTATTTTGAGAAATTTTTACAGTATTTTGAGTTAGATTTTATTTGCCCATAGATTGTATACTTCTAGACTGATTTATTGAAATGTAGAAATCTGTCAGGAAAGAGTAATATCTTTTCCAAAGCAGTCAAATTATTGATATATTGAGTTTTGTGAAAAAGGTATACTTTTGGGAATGTgatgtaagaaaaataaatcaaatgtaaGGCATAAACTCTGAAAGATGCAGCTACATTGTGCATTATTCCCTTTAATAAACAAAGATCCTGATAAAATAATCCCCTATCCACAGGAAGCCTCtgcaggacaaaaaaaaaaaattagattatgTAGCTGTGATGTATAGAAACATAGCTATAGAAAGGTATGAGTtaatttatatcatatatataaatcTTATGTTATATTATATCTAACcctgttatattatatattatatgcatataatatatatttatatttatatatatattgtttcatATCTAGTCCCTCATAAAATTTGCATTGCATATCTAGGTGATAATTTCAAATAGAGTCATATAAGCTGTTTGCTATGCCTTTATAGTTTATTACTTTTGTAGTTGACTGTAATgttcataattatttttgttaaaaatgatCTCACCTCTATTATTGCAATATTAGTTGTAGTTTCTGATAAAATTGATATGAATGAGAGCGTGACATGACTGGGAATGCATTTTGCTATTTTCTACTACTGACATTTCCTATGTCAGTTTTCCTTATGGAGTCATGGGCCCCTGACTTCCATTCTTCTTGGGTATTATTAAATCATTAAGATACAAGTTATCAATGAGATTGAAAATGGAGTTTTACAGTTAAAtggatattttaaatgattttaattgtttagtttccatatcTCATAAATTGCAGATGAATCTCAATTTTAGAATAAATTGTGCGGTGAAGAGCTTTTGTATATCACACAACCTATTTCTTGACTAAGCTCATGTAAGATTTCATATGACTCTAATAAGGTTTTATAGGTATTCTAAAATTTTCAGATGGTGATTGGGAATGTAGTTGTTTAAAGTAACCATTTTCATCCTGTAATGTACTGGTTCATACCTGTGGAATATGTGCTGTGCCTGGTGCAGAGATAGAAGCTTGGCTGCCCAGTGCTCCCGGATGGAATGAGGAACACCCACCATGCAAAGCACAGAAATAGAACGTAGGCAAGTTCCTTCCAGCATGGACTTCTCCATTCACAGGCACCTTGTCTTGTGACTTATTTTCTAGTACCAAAGATAGTGAGGCTAGTTCAAAAGATGCTTTTTGAACACATTAACCAATGGCCAGTAGGTGACCAAACTATAAATAATAGCAGATATTTACCTTTTTGATATATGGGGTCACTGGCTTTTAGGTTTTTAGTAGAAGACAGTCACAAAAAAAGATGATTGAAAGCTGTAGCTACATTGAATTAGCTTCAATATGCCGCAGAATTCTGGTCAAAGGAAGAGAGCACAGGGTGCGACAGCAAGCGCGGGGAGCAGCAGAGGGCTAGGATCCCACGTTCAACCTTGTGACAAGCAGGCAATTAAGAAGACAGCAGTGAGGCATGGCCTTTAAGGAGAGCCAGATTTTGGTTACGCTAAAGATAAAATGAATATTCCATGAAGACAAAGACATTCTTGGGTATAAAGACAGTCTTTGTAGaactatttttattgttttcattaatgtacaaaaaaagagaaaacattctGAGAGATACTGTAAAACTGTATGGAGCAAAGGACCAAGAAAACTAATTGTTTGAATTACAGATAAGTATAAAAATTCTTTGTATTCAGTAGTTACATATCTAGAATATTATGGACAACAGAATGAGTAGAATTAGAGTTGCTAGTGTTCTATAAATAATCAAGTCCCACAACATTGCCACCGGAGGAGAGTCCAGCTCCCTGGTACTGCAAGAATGGTTGGGGGAGTGGGGCCTTCTACTCACTGTTTTCTAGCCAGAAGGAGTGATTTGAAGATGTACCAACCAAAAGGGTCGGAAGTATTGCTGCATCTACCTGATAGTAATTCAATGACATGTaactattttaagaaataattctcttctttgcctttttttttttttttttgaagtagggcctcactctctagccaaggctgacctagacttcactatctagttccagggtggcctcaaattcatggcaatccacctacctctgcctcccaagtactggggtgtTTTTTCCCTTAATTTTGGGTTTCTTGTTTGTCATTCTATGGAATGTCATGTGTTgtttttttatgaaaataaaaactgaaggaTAATTATTTGTCATGgcactaaaaataaaacagtatattGAATTTTTATAATATACACTGGACTGTGTTAAGCATATCACATTCCTTCCCTCATTTATTGTGAAAATCACATTGTATTTAATTCCCATATTATCAATCAGCATAAAGGACCAATGGGCAGTGTTAGACTTCACATACAGGTGTGCTTTCAACCCTAACTCTTCCCACACTTATTTTCTAAGTGAATGTCAGCACATATGTACTGGttcattattcatattttatagcACATTATAGAttcattgaaatatatatataatatatatataatattaaatgagGGTGGCTGATCTAAACATGTATTGGCATCATTTATTACTTGTatattatgttttaaataaatggtAAACATGCCGTGCCTTCATTATTACTGTTTTCCTCCTTTTAATTTGGATTTAGGATGTTCATTATAGTTTTAATGGAGGCTTTGTCTGGctctgctctctctttttctctccctctccctttctctgtgtgtacttGTAAAATTCTGATGCATATCAGAAGAACTTTCTGTTTGTGTATGATTTGACAgggaaattcactgtgtatctggAGCCAAAATTGCACTTAGTATTTCATGGGGTTTTGGCtgatttcctttctgttttctttattaag carries:
- the Rgs21 gene encoding regulator of G-protein signaling 21, whose protein sequence is MPVKCCFYRSPQTESMAWSESMDTLLANQAGLDAFRTFLKSEFSEENVEFWLACEDFKKTENAEKLASKAKMIYSEFIVADAPKEINIDFSTRDLISKNIAEPNLKCFDEAQKLIYSLMAKDSFPRFLKSEIYKKLVNSQQVGNHRRWLPFL